In one window of Pseudobdellovibrionaceae bacterium DNA:
- a CDS encoding GNAT family N-acetyltransferase: MKIERLSDTSLPSQNIDDGIKSVFFATSSRQEFLNSEVKSDFYVSWTKFYLDNFSDQIWLLINNDSVVGYLMGCSSSLDALEWFRSRVKSYSLFSDLFEKFPAHFHINLLAEARGHRFGEKLVDSYLQQLCSLNLGGVHIVTSEDARNQHFYRRLGFYETVVREFNGQSLLFMGKSLT; encoded by the coding sequence ATGAAAATTGAAAGATTGAGCGACACTTCCTTGCCATCACAAAATATCGATGACGGGATTAAATCTGTTTTTTTTGCTACCAGTTCTCGGCAAGAATTTTTAAATAGCGAAGTGAAGTCCGATTTTTATGTATCTTGGACGAAATTCTATCTAGATAACTTTTCGGATCAGATTTGGCTTCTTATAAATAATGATTCTGTAGTGGGTTACCTCATGGGATGTTCTAGCAGTTTGGACGCCTTAGAATGGTTTCGGTCAAGAGTGAAAAGCTATTCTCTATTTTCAGACCTGTTTGAAAAATTTCCGGCTCACTTTCACATTAACTTGCTTGCTGAAGCGCGTGGTCACCGCTTCGGAGAAAAACTGGTGGATTCCTACCTTCAGCAATTGTGTTCGCTAAATTTAGGCGGGGTGCACATTGTCACCTCCGAAGATGCCCGGAATCAGCATTTTTACCGCCGGCTGGGTTTTTATGAAACAGTCGTTCGCGAATTCAATGGCCAGTCGCTTTTATTTATGGGTAAATCCCTGACCTGA
- a CDS encoding MltA domain-containing protein, giving the protein MQRSYLVESLFLSLLVLVSCGRKTIEPVEISGNNSGSEKIEPENPQFQVPPSEGDFNPKPITGKPRQYQTPTRRLHEHEYPQFIDDLDFELLDTVINRQLSRFAQKNLNGTIQLGEDVYPLKQVGHSLELLKRLAVATTTCLGETPSQSVRDYCYERFNDEIRREFNVYIPDLKPGDIRYGEEKPVFFTGYFTPTIPVKKRHDNHSPHAIYKRPLDAKYAAATRKQIDFEGLLKGRGLELGFGPDLFELYLLHVEGGGKLQFNDSEKQTDVYISFNGTNKKKWQFISKYMLEKGLINNPSIAAQRAFLRKNPHRAEEIYSTCPSYVFFKKTDHPPLGNDSVPLTDRRSIATDSELYRFKGLPTFIKTRRLSEDLQSLSSLETAKKLNYVDYSRFYLDQDTGGAIKGKARVDLYFGESYYAEEASSVQQERGDMYFLIMKSEH; this is encoded by the coding sequence ATGCAAAGATCCTATCTCGTCGAATCATTATTTCTATCATTGTTGGTTTTGGTTTCGTGTGGCCGAAAAACCATTGAGCCTGTTGAGATCTCCGGCAATAACTCAGGCTCTGAAAAGATCGAACCAGAAAATCCGCAGTTTCAAGTGCCTCCATCAGAGGGGGATTTTAACCCTAAGCCAATTACTGGCAAACCCCGCCAATATCAAACACCCACCCGTCGCCTTCATGAACATGAATACCCGCAGTTTATTGATGATCTAGACTTTGAGTTACTCGACACGGTGATCAACAGGCAGCTGAGCCGATTTGCTCAAAAAAACCTCAATGGAACCATTCAGTTGGGTGAGGACGTGTATCCCTTAAAACAAGTGGGTCACTCGTTGGAATTGTTAAAGAGGCTAGCCGTGGCCACCACGACCTGTCTGGGCGAGACTCCTAGTCAGAGTGTTCGTGACTACTGCTATGAAAGATTCAACGATGAAATTCGAAGAGAGTTTAATGTTTACATTCCTGATCTTAAACCTGGCGACATAAGATACGGCGAAGAAAAGCCGGTATTTTTCACAGGATACTTCACGCCAACAATTCCCGTTAAAAAGCGCCACGACAATCACTCACCCCATGCCATTTATAAACGACCCCTGGATGCAAAATATGCAGCAGCAACTCGGAAGCAAATAGATTTTGAAGGCCTACTAAAAGGGCGTGGCCTTGAGCTCGGCTTTGGCCCCGACCTTTTTGAGCTTTATCTTCTTCACGTAGAAGGTGGCGGGAAGTTACAGTTTAATGATTCTGAGAAACAAACTGACGTTTATATTTCATTTAATGGGACCAATAAAAAGAAATGGCAATTTATATCTAAGTATATGTTAGAAAAGGGTCTGATCAACAACCCCTCCATTGCCGCTCAGAGGGCGTTTCTGCGTAAAAACCCGCACCGGGCCGAAGAGATCTATTCCACGTGTCCTTCTTATGTGTTTTTCAAAAAAACAGATCATCCTCCCTTAGGCAACGACAGCGTGCCCCTCACTGATCGACGATCTATTGCCACTGACAGCGAGCTGTATCGCTTTAAAGGGCTCCCGACGTTTATAAAAACCAGACGGCTCAGTGAGGATCTTCAATCACTCTCTAGCCTGGAAACCGCGAAGAAGCTAAATTATGTGGATTACTCACGGTTTTATTTAGACCAAGACACCGGGGGCGCCATCAAAGGCAAGGCGAGAGTGGATCTTTATTTTGGTGAGTCCTATTATGCAGAAGAAGCATCTTCTGTGCAGCAAGAGCGTGGCGACATGTACTTTTTGATAATGAAATCCGAACATTAA
- a CDS encoding fumarylacetoacetate hydrolase family protein, with product MKLGSIKGTGRDGELVVVSKDNQSAVRATNIAPSLREAVENWQVVRPQLQAIYDKLNKGDMPGTFSVDERQFHSPMPRSFQWADGSAFIHHIKLVRKARNADLPETLLTVPLMYQGGSDCFLAPTDDIPQRDFSHGTDFEGEVGVIVDDTPMGVSAEDALKHIILFVVINDVSLRGLIPEELKQGFGFFQGKPSTAFAPFAVTEDELGLAYREGRIHLPLLVDYNSEFFGNADAGAMHFHFGELIAHAAKTRDLKAGTIIGSGTVSNEDASRGSSCLAEKRMIEKINEGAIKTPFMKVGDTIEIKMLGPDGQNIFGTIKQKVAQA from the coding sequence ATGAAATTGGGGAGTATCAAAGGCACGGGGCGAGATGGCGAACTAGTCGTTGTCAGCAAAGACAACCAATCGGCGGTTAGGGCTACAAATATCGCACCCAGTCTTCGCGAAGCCGTCGAAAATTGGCAAGTGGTGCGCCCCCAGTTGCAGGCCATTTACGATAAATTGAATAAGGGTGATATGCCAGGGACCTTCAGCGTGGATGAAAGGCAGTTTCATTCGCCCATGCCCCGAAGTTTTCAATGGGCCGATGGCTCAGCATTTATTCATCATATTAAACTTGTGAGAAAAGCGAGAAACGCTGATCTACCAGAAACTCTACTCACTGTGCCGCTGATGTACCAAGGTGGTAGTGATTGTTTTCTCGCCCCCACCGACGACATTCCCCAACGCGATTTTTCTCATGGCACCGACTTTGAGGGCGAAGTCGGGGTGATTGTAGATGATACCCCCATGGGAGTGTCTGCTGAAGATGCACTTAAACATATTATTTTGTTTGTAGTTATCAATGATGTTTCTTTGCGGGGCCTTATACCTGAAGAACTCAAACAGGGTTTTGGTTTTTTTCAAGGGAAGCCGTCAACAGCATTTGCTCCCTTTGCAGTGACTGAAGATGAGTTGGGACTCGCCTACCGTGAGGGTCGCATTCACTTGCCCCTGCTTGTAGATTATAACAGCGAGTTTTTCGGAAACGCTGATGCTGGAGCCATGCATTTTCATTTTGGTGAACTTATTGCCCATGCCGCAAAAACTCGCGACTTAAAAGCGGGGACAATCATTGGCAGTGGCACGGTTTCAAACGAAGATGCCTCAAGAGGAAGTAGCTGTTTGGCTGAAAAACGAATGATTGAGAAAATCAACGAGGGTGCAATTAAAACGCCTTTTATGAAGGTGGGAGACACCATCGAAATAAAAATGCTGGGCCCTGATGGCCAAAATATTTTTGGAACCATAAAGCAAAAAGTGGCCCAAGCATAA
- a CDS encoding phosphoribosylglycinamide formyltransferase, which translates to MSKFSLVVLASGQGTNFMAIQEAIEQGKIPAQIKALVVSRPSVAAAEKAEQLGVPVVCVDRVSEASEAEWDQKLLLALKSLEPDLIVLAGFLRKIGPLVIKEFSEKLINTHPSLLPAFGGEGMYGRKIHEAVMASKEKVTGITIHRVVSDYDSGPIIAQVALSVNPDGTPETLEDEVKSLEHEFLVNVLEKSIKAKLT; encoded by the coding sequence ATGAGTAAATTTTCTTTAGTGGTGCTGGCTTCAGGGCAGGGTACTAATTTCATGGCCATTCAGGAGGCCATAGAGCAGGGCAAAATTCCCGCCCAAATAAAGGCACTAGTGGTGAGTCGGCCCAGTGTGGCGGCGGCAGAAAAAGCGGAGCAGCTTGGAGTTCCGGTAGTTTGTGTGGATCGAGTGAGTGAGGCCTCAGAAGCTGAGTGGGATCAAAAATTGCTATTGGCACTAAAAAGCTTAGAGCCAGATCTTATCGTGCTAGCGGGTTTTTTACGAAAAATCGGCCCCCTCGTTATTAAAGAGTTCAGTGAAAAACTCATCAACACTCACCCGAGTCTTTTGCCGGCTTTTGGGGGAGAGGGCATGTACGGGCGAAAAATTCATGAAGCCGTCATGGCATCTAAAGAGAAAGTCACCGGCATCACCATTCATAGGGTTGTGTCCGATTACGACTCAGGACCTATCATTGCGCAAGTGGCACTTTCAGTGAATCCAGACGGGACGCCAGAGACTTTAGAGGACGAAGTCAAATCTTTAGAGCATGAGTTTTTAGTGAATGTTCTTGAGAAATCAATTAAGGCAAAATTAACCTAG
- a CDS encoding DnaJ domain-containing protein gives MSSRHLIGFFILFSLSFYSLPGYSASAGNSCKSEGIFEKLKDAFSGKNAANSRQKYESFIRPEDTKDITARKFREALQDVSVGGDARYISFEDGIRRKQMIAQYMGRTEDGRIRVKVFDPDRGPEGEAFEKLLSPREAQSARVNGRARQHFNPPSKDEVIWRQRYVDKDIQEGDRYISFEFLGSGQRLAAKIDRVENGQVYVTLPSGEEVRALSKAEIETLRTSRTAAAEFRNVDVAKWTSQDRFNGVNTSVDTQRFREAWRVKHFSGEEQYFSFVDSKSGMRLAGRVVHNPKKDRIEIQVVEDGVSARSRLLSDDELYTARFSASSKKFFEDLEGKSRADGSAGGYGGSQSNRAGASGSSHQSSSSSQQARSSTYNSGGRPYTYVYSESDFRNIGGGQGVSANTAIDQFKRYEQAMKKFDPHSSDYYSRLGISKGTNKNDLKMAYRKASSAFHPDKYSEVPQEIRENLEESFKKIKEAYEYLSK, from the coding sequence ATGTCTTCTCGGCACCTAATAGGGTTCTTTATTTTATTTAGTTTGAGTTTTTATTCTTTGCCGGGATATTCCGCGTCCGCAGGCAATTCGTGCAAATCAGAGGGTATTTTTGAAAAGCTCAAAGATGCGTTCAGTGGAAAAAATGCAGCCAATTCGCGCCAGAAATACGAATCTTTCATTCGGCCAGAAGATACAAAAGATATCACAGCGAGAAAATTTCGCGAAGCCCTTCAGGATGTTTCAGTGGGTGGTGACGCTAGATATATATCGTTCGAAGATGGCATCCGAAGAAAGCAAATGATTGCCCAATACATGGGACGAACTGAAGATGGCAGAATTCGAGTCAAGGTATTTGACCCAGACCGCGGACCCGAGGGAGAGGCATTTGAAAAATTGCTATCACCGAGGGAAGCTCAAAGTGCCAGAGTGAACGGGCGAGCGCGCCAACACTTCAATCCACCATCTAAGGACGAGGTGATTTGGCGTCAGCGATATGTAGATAAGGACATTCAAGAAGGCGATCGCTATATATCTTTCGAATTTTTGGGATCGGGCCAGAGATTGGCTGCAAAGATTGATCGCGTTGAGAATGGACAAGTCTATGTAACTTTGCCTTCGGGGGAAGAGGTTCGCGCACTTTCAAAGGCCGAAATTGAGACGTTGCGGACGAGTCGTACGGCTGCTGCCGAATTTCGCAACGTAGATGTAGCGAAATGGACTAGCCAAGATCGATTTAATGGGGTCAACACAAGTGTTGATACCCAACGCTTCCGTGAGGCCTGGCGAGTTAAACATTTTTCAGGTGAAGAGCAGTATTTTTCATTTGTGGATTCCAAATCTGGGATGCGTTTGGCGGGGCGAGTGGTCCACAACCCCAAGAAAGATAGAATTGAAATACAGGTTGTCGAAGATGGGGTGAGCGCTCGCTCCCGGCTACTGTCCGATGATGAATTGTACACGGCAAGATTTAGTGCCTCATCTAAAAAGTTTTTCGAGGATTTGGAAGGCAAGAGCCGTGCTGATGGTTCAGCCGGTGGATATGGCGGGAGCCAGTCCAATCGGGCTGGTGCAAGTGGGAGTAGCCATCAATCTTCGAGCTCATCCCAGCAGGCAAGAAGTAGCACCTATAATAGTGGCGGCCGTCCGTACACTTACGTTTACAGCGAGTCAGACTTCAGAAATATTGGCGGGGGGCAAGGCGTCAGTGCCAACACAGCTATAGACCAGTTTAAAAGGTATGAGCAGGCCATGAAGAAATTTGACCCTCACTCATCGGATTACTATTCACGTTTGGGTATTTCAAAGGGAACCAATAAAAATGATCTGAAAATGGCCTACAGAAAGGCCAGTTCAGCATTTCATCCAGATAAATATTCCGAGGTTCCACAAGAAATTCGAGAAAATCTGGAAGAGTCATTCAAAAAAATCAAAGAGGCCTACGAGTATCTATCCAAATAG
- a CDS encoding cytochrome c oxidase subunit 3 family protein, whose translation MSTVNTTHHPAHHFRDAEHEFNTSKFGVWLFLCTEILMFGGLFVAYAIYHNMYPELFQAGAQFLDWRFGALNTVVLLMSSFTMALGIYYSQKNNSKMASLMLTITLICGAIFMGVKYIEYSHKIHEGLLPGKLYSYQPGPETHLVHELPKNIPMYFSFYFVMTGIHGLHVLIGMGLILWVLLRARKNEFNENYYTPVEGVGLFWHLVDLIWIYLFPLLYLVG comes from the coding sequence ATGAGTACCGTTAATACAACACATCACCCCGCTCACCATTTTCGAGATGCAGAGCATGAATTCAACACCAGTAAATTCGGGGTTTGGTTATTTCTTTGTACTGAAATCCTGATGTTTGGTGGATTGTTTGTCGCTTACGCCATCTATCACAACATGTACCCAGAGCTGTTTCAGGCGGGTGCTCAGTTTTTAGATTGGCGATTTGGTGCCCTAAACACTGTGGTGCTACTGATGAGTTCCTTCACGATGGCTCTTGGTATTTACTACTCTCAAAAGAACAATTCAAAAATGGCTTCATTGATGCTTACGATTACCCTCATCTGCGGCGCTATTTTTATGGGAGTGAAGTACATTGAGTATAGCCATAAGATTCATGAGGGCCTCTTGCCCGGAAAGCTTTATAGCTATCAGCCCGGTCCAGAGACTCATCTGGTCCATGAGTTGCCTAAAAATATACCCATGTATTTTTCATTCTATTTTGTAATGACGGGGATTCATGGGCTCCACGTTTTGATTGGAATGGGCTTGATCTTGTGGGTGTTGTTGCGGGCTCGCAAAAATGAGTTTAACGAAAACTATTATACCCCAGTAGAAGGTGTCGGGCTGTTCTGGCACTTGGTGGATTTAATTTGGATTTATCTATTCCCGCTACTTTATTTAGTGGGCTAG
- a CDS encoding cytochrome C oxidase subunit IV family protein, with product MSSDSGSHHIVPLATYAKVISVLLVLTVLTVAVAKPVTGVDFGFLNTFIAMLIATVKASLVLAIFMHLKYDNKLNLMVFLTGVFFLLVLFAFTYTDIVSRIPVFSTM from the coding sequence ATGTCATCAGATTCAGGCAGCCATCATATAGTACCGCTTGCGACCTACGCCAAGGTGATTTCAGTCCTGTTGGTTTTGACGGTGCTCACCGTGGCCGTGGCTAAACCCGTCACAGGTGTAGACTTTGGATTTCTAAATACGTTTATTGCGATGCTTATTGCTACAGTGAAGGCGTCGCTGGTTTTAGCCATCTTTATGCACTTGAAATACGACAATAAACTCAACTTGATGGTGTTTTTAACCGGCGTATTTTTCTTGTTAGTATTATTTGCCTTCACCTATACAGACATCGTGAGCCGCATCCCTGTATTTAGCACCATGTAG
- a CDS encoding heme A synthase, producing the protein MMSSSVQKAYKFLVLEVLFLIAFGGAVRAMNAGLACPDWPLCFGDFIPDYHPQVYFEFIHRVLAGVVAIAVFVLNIKVIKHPQIKKSIKFLAWLSFAIIIAQVIMGGLTVLLLLHAKVVTLHLALGTGLFACLLWIYMGISDKQEVGAAHRPEAGMKWFSYVMLALVYAQLLLGGLVASHYAALVCTEFPLCHGQWFPTFSGVIGLQVIHRLGAYIVTVAALGFALAVARSRVHANARRWSVLLLGLILVQVGLGIANVLLKTPPLLTVLHLAVGTMILGATLRVVYIFVTNSIPAANSKVHQVAKKGVPSGRPVAQDSSFQPG; encoded by the coding sequence ATGATGAGCTCTTCAGTTCAAAAGGCCTATAAATTTTTAGTATTAGAAGTTTTGTTTCTCATCGCTTTTGGTGGAGCCGTGCGAGCTATGAACGCTGGCCTAGCGTGCCCGGATTGGCCTCTTTGTTTTGGCGATTTTATACCTGATTATCATCCGCAAGTGTATTTTGAGTTTATTCATCGTGTTCTTGCTGGAGTAGTGGCCATAGCCGTCTTTGTTTTGAATATTAAGGTGATCAAACACCCTCAAATAAAAAAGAGTATTAAGTTTTTAGCTTGGCTTTCTTTTGCCATAATTATTGCTCAGGTCATTATGGGTGGCCTCACGGTCTTACTTCTTTTACATGCGAAGGTAGTGACTCTGCATCTGGCTTTAGGGACGGGGCTGTTTGCCTGTCTATTGTGGATCTATATGGGCATCAGTGACAAACAAGAAGTGGGTGCAGCCCACCGGCCCGAAGCTGGGATGAAGTGGTTTTCATATGTCATGTTAGCATTGGTGTATGCACAGTTGCTACTTGGAGGGCTTGTGGCCTCACATTATGCAGCACTGGTGTGTACGGAATTTCCGCTTTGTCACGGGCAGTGGTTTCCGACATTTTCTGGAGTGATTGGCCTTCAGGTGATTCATCGACTGGGAGCCTATATCGTGACTGTCGCAGCTTTGGGCTTTGCTCTCGCGGTGGCGCGCTCTCGGGTGCACGCCAATGCTCGAAGGTGGTCAGTTTTATTGTTGGGGCTTATCTTAGTGCAGGTGGGCTTGGGAATTGCCAATGTCCTATTGAAAACACCACCCCTTTTGACGGTTCTGCATTTGGCCGTGGGCACAATGATATTGGGTGCAACGCTTAGAGTTGTTTACATCTTTGTAACCAACAGCATACCGGCTGCTAATTCGAAGGTGCATCAGGTTGCGAAGAAGGGTGTGCCTTCTGGAAGGCCTGTAGCTCAAGACAGTTCTTTTCAACCCGGCTAA
- the maiA gene encoding maleylacetoacetate isomerase, translating into MTLYSYFRSSSSYRVRIALEHKGIKYDYKPVHLLQQGGEQFLPEFTRINPGQQVPTLVHNNSVIAQSMAILIYLEDLKPEPQLFSSDPAEKAKIIELCEIVNSRIQPLQNLKVLKEVVSRYGLNEDQKLEWAQFWINDGLKALEGVLDKTAGKFSFGDSVTAADCFLVPQVYNAQRFSVDMNSYPHISRVEKNCLELQAFQKAHPSSQPDAPSN; encoded by the coding sequence ATGACTCTTTACAGCTATTTTCGGAGTTCGTCTTCTTATCGCGTGCGAATCGCGCTTGAGCACAAAGGCATCAAATATGACTACAAGCCAGTGCATTTGCTCCAACAAGGGGGCGAGCAATTTTTGCCTGAGTTCACTCGGATTAACCCTGGCCAGCAGGTGCCTACACTGGTGCACAACAACTCTGTCATTGCACAGAGTATGGCCATTTTGATTTACCTTGAAGATTTAAAACCTGAACCCCAACTGTTTTCTTCAGACCCTGCTGAAAAAGCAAAGATCATTGAGCTTTGTGAAATCGTAAACAGCCGCATTCAACCTCTGCAAAACTTAAAGGTGCTTAAAGAGGTTGTGAGCCGTTACGGTTTAAATGAAGATCAGAAGCTTGAATGGGCTCAATTTTGGATCAATGACGGATTAAAGGCTCTCGAGGGCGTGCTTGATAAAACAGCTGGAAAATTCAGTTTTGGTGATTCCGTCACAGCAGCTGATTGTTTTCTAGTGCCGCAAGTTTACAACGCCCAGCGATTTTCAGTGGATATGAATTCTTATCCCCATATTAGCCGGGTTGAAAAGAACTGTCTTGAGCTACAGGCCTTCCAGAAGGCACACCCTTCTTCGCAACCTGATGCACCTTCGAATTAG
- a CDS encoding protoheme IX farnesyltransferase has protein sequence MKTYLDLTKSGIVLFVLVSGLVGYAVSYPIGHPLEYLDPVILLVGLYLVSSGSFAINQAQEWRRDLQMPRTARRPVPNGVIKPWQAYAMGIVFCVTGMGLLALISQMSALLAALTVLLYNGLYTLFWKRSWAFAAVPGAIPGAMPVVIGYAVNDVNIFAPDSVYLFLIMFLWQMPHFWSLAIRYKDDYEKGGFPVLPARIGVEKTLYHIGLYTFVYAGLALSLPLFFKANILYVLLVMPLAVKIVLEFFKFFKEDGRQRWIHFFLWVNLSLLVFIGVPVVDKWLFYLVNI, from the coding sequence ATGAAAACCTATTTAGACCTGACCAAGTCAGGGATCGTATTGTTCGTATTGGTAAGCGGACTGGTGGGGTACGCTGTCAGCTATCCCATTGGGCATCCGCTTGAGTACTTAGACCCAGTTATTTTGCTTGTTGGCCTCTACTTAGTGAGCTCAGGGAGTTTTGCTATCAACCAAGCCCAGGAGTGGCGGCGGGATTTGCAAATGCCAAGAACCGCGCGACGACCTGTTCCCAATGGGGTCATTAAGCCCTGGCAAGCCTATGCTATGGGCATTGTGTTTTGTGTGACGGGTATGGGTCTATTGGCTCTTATTTCTCAGATGTCCGCCCTGTTGGCGGCACTGACCGTGTTGCTTTATAACGGCCTTTATACCCTTTTTTGGAAACGAAGCTGGGCTTTTGCCGCTGTTCCTGGAGCGATTCCTGGCGCCATGCCAGTGGTGATCGGATACGCGGTTAACGATGTTAATATTTTCGCGCCGGACAGTGTGTATCTGTTTTTAATCATGTTCTTGTGGCAAATGCCACACTTTTGGAGTTTGGCCATCCGTTATAAAGACGATTATGAGAAAGGTGGATTCCCGGTGCTGCCGGCGCGTATAGGTGTAGAGAAAACGCTCTATCATATCGGGCTATACACCTTTGTATACGCAGGGCTTGCGTTGTCGCTGCCACTGTTTTTCAAAGCCAACATTTTATACGTGTTATTGGTTATGCCACTGGCTGTTAAGATTGTTTTAGAGTTCTTTAAATTCTTTAAAGAAGATGGACGCCAGCGATGGATTCACTTTTTCTTGTGGGTGAATCTAAGCCTTTTGGTGTTTATCGGTGTGCCTGTTGTAGATAAGTGGCTTTTTTATTTGGTGAACATCTGA
- a CDS encoding polysaccharide deacetylase family protein, which yields MRPILIAFLVILSGSTGFADNNKFTEILHAHRHATDFHAWQVDPHNPKNLLPQWLVENSDLHLPDEICESMRSLPSEDLLIFYPFLTETEEGQTLPCTLDLTDKIDRYVSHKKMTTRSLQFRRPLQQKHFSHRSLKSSKSGTRRIPIATDGGPVLVTGDLRVGEVALTFDDGPHVKWTPDILQTLSEHNTQAGFFTVGQNVRRHPQLVVDEAHQGHIIGNHTWSHKQLPKISYGSALKEINDGFVAIHEALNFDTPLFRFPYGARTSHLRSYLKNSDVSEFFWNMDTLDWKIKDPEKLLDYAIKQLDAAERGIILFHDVQPQTAAALPSFLLALQQRGYQTVVFVPEDWPHTLPENPLP from the coding sequence ATGCGGCCTATTTTGATCGCTTTTTTAGTAATCTTATCCGGTTCAACTGGATTTGCGGACAACAATAAATTCACCGAGATTCTGCACGCGCACCGTCATGCAACGGACTTCCATGCCTGGCAAGTTGACCCACACAATCCGAAAAATCTACTCCCTCAATGGCTTGTGGAAAATTCAGACCTGCACCTGCCTGATGAAATTTGTGAATCAATGCGTAGCCTACCATCTGAGGACTTATTGATCTTTTACCCTTTTCTTACAGAGACCGAGGAGGGGCAAACGCTCCCCTGCACCCTGGATCTCACCGACAAAATTGACCGCTATGTCAGTCACAAAAAAATGACCACTCGGAGCCTTCAATTTCGACGGCCGTTACAACAAAAACATTTTTCACATCGATCACTTAAATCTTCAAAATCGGGCACTCGCCGAATTCCGATAGCCACTGATGGTGGTCCCGTACTCGTCACCGGTGATCTTAGAGTGGGCGAAGTGGCGCTCACCTTTGACGACGGTCCCCACGTGAAATGGACACCTGACATTTTGCAAACCCTCTCTGAGCACAACACGCAAGCCGGTTTCTTTACAGTGGGCCAAAATGTGCGGCGACATCCCCAGCTCGTTGTGGATGAGGCCCATCAGGGCCACATCATTGGAAACCACACTTGGAGCCACAAACAGCTCCCAAAAATCAGCTATGGCAGCGCCCTAAAAGAAATCAACGATGGCTTTGTTGCCATTCATGAAGCGCTCAACTTTGACACGCCCTTGTTTCGGTTTCCCTATGGGGCTCGCACCAGTCACCTGCGCAGTTATCTAAAAAACTCAGATGTCTCCGAGTTTTTTTGGAACATGGACACTCTGGACTGGAAGATCAAAGATCCTGAAAAATTACTAGACTATGCAATCAAGCAACTTGATGCGGCCGAGCGAGGAATTATTCTGTTTCATGATGTTCAGCCTCAAACCGCCGCCGCGTTGCCTTCATTTTTATTGGCCCTTCAACAAAGAGGCTACCAAACGGTGGTTTTTGTCCCAGAAGATTGGCCACACACTCTGCCAGAAAATCCGCTTCCATGA